From the genome of Nitratidesulfovibrio sp.:
ATGTGCGCGACAACGGCATCGGCATGAAGCCCGAGCATTTCGAGCGCGTCTTTCGCGTCTTCCAGCGGCTGCACGGGCCGGGTCGCTACCCGGGCACCGGCATCGGCCTTGCGGTGTGCAAGAAGATCGTGGAGCGGCACGGTGGCACCATCGAGGTGGAATCGGCACCGGGCAAGGGCAGCACGTTCCGGTTCGTGATACCGGACAGATTGGCCATGCCGGACATGCCTGGCACGCATGCCCGGCATGGCAGGCAGACCCCGCCGTAACAGCCGCCACCGCCAACGGGGTGGCATCAATTGAGCAAGACTGCACGGGAGGGAGTACATGAGCGGCATGTGTCAGGCAAGACTCATCGACATCCTGCTGGTCGAGGACGACCCCGGCGACGTGCGCCTGACGCGCGAGGCGCTGAAAGGCAATCGCGTATCCAACCGGCTGTTCGTGGTGGAGGACGGCGAGGAGGCCATGTCCTTCCTGCGGCGCGAGGACCAGTACGCCGACGCGCCCCGCCCCGATCTCGTGCTGCTGGACCTGAACCTGCCGCGCAAGAACGGGCGCGAGGTGCTGGAAGAGATCAAGAGATCGCCGGAACTGCGCTCCATTCCGGTGGTGGTGCTGACCACTTCGCGGCAGGAACGTGACATTCTGAGCGCCTACGATCTCAACGCCAACTGTTACATCACCAAGCCCGTGGGCTGGGAGCAGTTTCTGGAGGTGGTGGGGCAGATCGAGCATTTCTGGATGGGCATCGTGACCCTGCCCCAAAAGGGGGACTGAAGGGGGTTGAGGGGGCGGCAAGGCGGAGCGGACGCGAAGCCGCGCCATCATGGCCGCGTGAACTGCGGCCCCAGACCCGCCCAGACCCGTCCAGATCCGTCAGGCCCGCCCAGACCAACCCCCTGCGTGCCACGCACGCGGGGGGACAACCAAGTAACCCGGGAAGTCCCCCGGAGGCTTCATGGATCAGGGGATGGACCAGTGGCAGGTGCGCATACTGCTGTTCGAGGACGACCCCGGCGACGCCAGGCTGTTCAGCCTGCTGCTTGCCGGGTCGGGTCTGCGGCATGTCATCGAACGCGCGGAAACACTGGCCGAGGGGCTTGCCCGGTTGGATGGCGGCGCATTCGACGTGGCCCTGCTGGACCTCAGCCTGCCCGACAGCCAGGGCTGGGACACCCTGGCCAGCCTGGTCGCACATGCGCCTGAGCTGCCGGTCATCGTGCTGACCGGGCTTTCCAGCCCTTCCTTCGCCGAAGAGGCCGTGGCGCGCGGCGCCCAGGACTACCTGCGCAAGGGCGAGGTGGCCGAAGGCCTCATCGGCCGCACCATCCGCTACGCCATCGACCGCAAGCGGGCGGAGGGCGCGTTGCGCCAGCACCGTCAGCGGCTGGAAACCATCATCAGCGCCAACCCGGACGGCATGCTGGTGGTGGACGCCGACGCGCGGGTGCGCTTCGCCAATCCGGCGGCGCTTGCCATGCTGGGGCGCGACGCGCCCGACCTGCCCGACATGCTTGGCCATCCGTCGCCCGTGCCGGTGCGCGACGACGAACTGGACCTGTGCGGCGAGGGGGACACCCCCTGCCTGGTGGAGGTGCGCACCGCCCCGGTGACCTGGGATGACGGCCCGGCCACCCTGGTGGCCCTGCGCGACATCACCGCCCAGCGCCAGGCCGAACGCGCCCTGCGCGAGGCGGAGCTGCGGTACCGCACCATCTTCGAGCATTCGCAGGACGGCATATCCGTCTACGAACATCGCGACGACGGCAGTGCCCCCCGGTTGGTGGACTGCAACAGGGGCTACGAGCGCATGGCCGGGCGCACCCGCGACGACCTGCGCGCCATGGACGACGTACGCACGTTGCAGGTGTTGCTGGGCGGGCGCAAGGCACCCGATCCCTTCCGCGACGATGGCGGGCTGCGCGGTCCCCAGAGCGTCGTGTACTCGTGGCTGCGCCCTGACGGGCGCGAGAACTGGATAGAATCTGTGTCCGTGCCCGTGCGCGACGGCGACAAGGTGCTGGTTTTCGGCATCGGGCGCGACGTCAGCCGCCGCCGCAAGCAGGAAGAGGCGTTGCAGCAGAGCGAGGCGCGTTTTCGCGCCGTGTTCGAGCACGCCCCCCTGGGGGTGTTCATCACGGATCAGGACGGCAGCCTCGTCAAGACCAACCGGCTGTTCAACGTGCTGCACGGCTTTGCCGCTGCGGAACTGCCCCTGGGGCATTTTTCGGAACTGGTGCACGGTCACGAGGCGGGCGACGTGCGCGCACTGTTCGCGGAATTGCACCGGGGCGAACGCAACGGCTTCTTTCTGGAAACGCAGCATTCGCGGCGCGACGGCACGGTGTTTCCCGTGCGGCTGGCCGTGGCGGCCATCAGGGGGCGCAAGGGCGACCTGCAATACGCCGTGGGCATGCTGGAGGACATCAGCGAGCGCCGCGCCGCCGAGGCGGAACTGCAAGGCTACCGTGCCCGGCTCGAAAACATGGTGCTGGAGCGCACCCGCGACCTGGAACAGGCCCTGCGCACGGCGGAATCGCAGCGGGAGAAGATCGACCTTATCCTGCGTTCCGTGTCCGAGGGGCTGCTGGTGACCGACCCAGACCACCGGGTGACGTTGGCCAACCCGGCGGCGGAAGACATCCTGGGTCTTGCCGCCCCCGGTGACCTGGTGGGTGAAGGGGTGGCGGATCTCATCGAGGACGCCCCGCTGCGCAAGCGGCTGGTGCACTGCCTGGACGACACCATGGGCGGCGCGCCCTGCCAGTTCGGTTTTTCGCGTCCGACGGAAACGGGCGGCGTGCATCACTACACGGCCAGCACCTCCGAGGTGCGCGACGCGGGCGGCGTGCGCACCGGCGTGGTCACCGTACTGCACGACGTGACCAGCGAGCGCGAACTGGACCGCATGAAGAACGAATTCCTGACCACCGCCGCGCACGAACTGCGCACCCCGCTCACCACCATCCTGGGGTTTTCGGAACTGCTGGTCACCGGCGACGACATCCCCTCCGCAGAGCAGCGCCAGTACCTTGGCTACATCAACGAGCAGGCCGCGATGGTAACCGGCATCGTGGCGGACCTGCTGGACATTTCCCGCATCGAGATGGGCCAGGGCTTCAGCCTCAAGCGCAGGCCGTGCGACCTGGTGGCGTTGATCCGCCGCAAGGTGGCCGCGCACATCGTGGGCACGCGTCGGCATTCGTTCCGGCTGCTGCTGCCCGAAACGCCGGTTCCCGCCGTGGTGGACGCGGACAAGGTGGCCCAGGTGCTCGACAACGTGCTGAGCAACGCCGTCAAGTATTCCCCCGGCGGCGGCGTGGTCGAGGTGCGGCTGCGCCCGGGCCAGGGCGTGCACGAGGTCAGCGTGCGCGACAACGGCATGGGCATGAGTCCGGAACAGCTTTCGCGGGTGTTCGAGAAATTCTATCGGGGCGATGCTTCGAATACCGGCATACCCGGCACGGGCCTTGGCATGAGCATCGTGAAGTATCTCATCGAGGCCCATGGCGGAGAGGTGGCGGTGGAAAGCGCCAAGGACGTGGGTACCACGGTGCGCTTTACGCTACCGACCGGCCCGGTCGGCCCGACTGGTGCGTGAACGGGCATGGCTGCGGCTTGGGGTTCTGGAGAACTGGGGAATGGGGGCCGCGCGCCCCGAAGGAGATGCCATGACCGGTGAACGTGAACGGCGTGGAGCATTCGGCATCAAGGCCAAGATCATGGCCATCGCCATCCTGGGGCCGGTGTGCATCGCGGGCGTCATGGCCGTGCAACGCATCGCCGACATCCGCGAGGACGCGCACCAGGCCATCCTGCAACAGAGCCGGGCGGTGGTGCTCATGGCCGAGGCCGCGCGCGACGAGATGGCGCGCAAGCTTGAAGGGGGCCTGATTCGCCCGTTCGC
Proteins encoded in this window:
- a CDS encoding PAS domain S-box protein; translation: MDQGMDQWQVRILLFEDDPGDARLFSLLLAGSGLRHVIERAETLAEGLARLDGGAFDVALLDLSLPDSQGWDTLASLVAHAPELPVIVLTGLSSPSFAEEAVARGAQDYLRKGEVAEGLIGRTIRYAIDRKRAEGALRQHRQRLETIISANPDGMLVVDADARVRFANPAALAMLGRDAPDLPDMLGHPSPVPVRDDELDLCGEGDTPCLVEVRTAPVTWDDGPATLVALRDITAQRQAERALREAELRYRTIFEHSQDGISVYEHRDDGSAPRLVDCNRGYERMAGRTRDDLRAMDDVRTLQVLLGGRKAPDPFRDDGGLRGPQSVVYSWLRPDGRENWIESVSVPVRDGDKVLVFGIGRDVSRRRKQEEALQQSEARFRAVFEHAPLGVFITDQDGSLVKTNRLFNVLHGFAAAELPLGHFSELVHGHEAGDVRALFAELHRGERNGFFLETQHSRRDGTVFPVRLAVAAIRGRKGDLQYAVGMLEDISERRAAEAELQGYRARLENMVLERTRDLEQALRTAESQREKIDLILRSVSEGLLVTDPDHRVTLANPAAEDILGLAAPGDLVGEGVADLIEDAPLRKRLVHCLDDTMGGAPCQFGFSRPTETGGVHHYTASTSEVRDAGGVRTGVVTVLHDVTSERELDRMKNEFLTTAAHELRTPLTTILGFSELLVTGDDIPSAEQRQYLGYINEQAAMVTGIVADLLDISRIEMGQGFSLKRRPCDLVALIRRKVAAHIVGTRRHSFRLLLPETPVPAVVDADKVAQVLDNVLSNAVKYSPGGGVVEVRLRPGQGVHEVSVRDNGMGMSPEQLSRVFEKFYRGDASNTGIPGTGLGMSIVKYLIEAHGGEVAVESAKDVGTTVRFTLPTGPVGPTGA
- a CDS encoding response regulator; translated protein: MSGMCQARLIDILLVEDDPGDVRLTREALKGNRVSNRLFVVEDGEEAMSFLRREDQYADAPRPDLVLLDLNLPRKNGREVLEEIKRSPELRSIPVVVLTTSRQERDILSAYDLNANCYITKPVGWEQFLEVVGQIEHFWMGIVTLPQKGD